Proteins co-encoded in one Corylus avellana chromosome ca9, CavTom2PMs-1.0 genomic window:
- the LOC132191806 gene encoding L-ascorbate peroxidase 2, cytosolic-like has product MGKNCPAVSEEYQKAVEKCKRKLRGLIAEKRCAPIMLRLAWHSAGTFDVQTKTGGPFGTIRHPDELSHAANSGLDIAIRLLEPIKEQFPILSYADFYQLAGVVAVEVTGGPEIPFHPGRPDKTEPPPEGRLPDATKGTDHLRDIFGHMGLSDKDIVALSGGHTLGRCHQDRSGFEGPWTNNPLIFDNSYFKELLSGEKEGLIQLPSDKVLLEDPVFRPLVEKYAADEDAFFADYAEAHLKLSELGFADAE; this is encoded by the exons ATGGGGAAGAATTGCCCAGCTGTGAGCGAGGAATACCAGAAGGCAGTGGAGAAATGCAAGAGGAAGCTCAGAGGACTCATCGCCGAGAAACGCTGCGCTCCTATCATGCTCCGATTGGC CTGGCATTCGGCTGGTACCTTTGATGTGCAGACGAAGACAGGAGGGCCGTTTGGGACGATAAGGCATCCAGATGAGCTTTCTCACGCGGCAAACAGCGGTCTCGATATCGCCATTAGGCTTTTGGAGCCGATCAAGGAGCAGTTTCCCATATTGTCTTATGCAGACTTTTACCAG TTGGCTGGAGTTGTTGCCGTTGAAGTTACGGGAGGGCCCGAGATTCCTTTCCACCCTGGGAGACCG GACAAAACTGAACCACCCCCAGAAGGTCGCTTGCCTGATGCTACCAAAG GTACGGATCATCTGAGGGATATTTTTGGCCACATGGGTCTTAGTGATAAAGATATAGTTGCTTTATCTGGTGGTCACACCTTG GGAAGATGCCACCAGGATCGTTCTGGATTTGAGGGACCCTGGACCAACAACCCTCTTATTTTTGATAACTCCTACTTCAA GGAACTCCTTAGCGGAGAGAAGGAAGGTCTAATCCAGCTGCCATCAGATAAAGTTCTTCTGGAGGATCCGGTCTTCCGACCTCTTGTTGAGAAATATGCTGCG GACGAGGATGCCTTCTTTGCCGATTATGCTGAAGCTCATTTGAAGCTCTCGGAGCTTGG ATTTGCTGACGCCGAATAG